ACCGGAGTTCATCCAGCGCAGGTCGTTGGCGATTTTCATCAGCGATACGGCGGTAGCCTTAAGCTGCCCAGACACAGCGACGGCGGTGTCCTGGGAGCCGATCAGCGCAAACAGATCCTTGCCCGGCGTGAACTGCACGTGAGTCAACTTGCTTAGTTGCTGACTGAATCGCGCAGCGAATTCCGGATGCGCATTAACCCCCGTCCCCACCGCCGTGCCGCCCTGCGCCAAGGATTGCAGACTGGGTTGCAGATCCTGCAGATGGCCGATGTTGGCTTTGAGCTGGTGCGCCCAACCATTGAGCACCTGGCTCATGCGCACTGGCATCGCATCCATCAAGTGCGTGCGACCGGTTTTAACGTGGTGATGGACCTGTTCAGCCTTGCGCTCGATCACTTGGACCAACCCTGTCAGGGCCGGTAGCAGCTGCTCGTGCAACGCCAGTGCGGCACTGACGTGGATGGTGGTGGGGATGATGTCGTTGCTGCTTTGACCGCAGTTGACGTGGTCGTTGGGGTTCACCGGCTCACCGAGCAAGCGGCTGGCCAGGGTGGCGATCACTTCATTGGCGTTCATGTTGGAACTGGTGCCCGAGCCGGTCTGGAAGATATCCACCGGGAAGTGCTGCATGAAGTCCCCCTCAAGCAAGCCTAGCGCTGCATCGACGATGGCTTTGCCCTGGGACTCGCTGATCTGGTTGAGGTCGATGTTGGCGCGGGCAGCGGCCGCCTTGGCCAGGATCAACGCGCGGATGAAATGCACCGGCATTGTCTTGCCGCTGATCGGAAAGTTATCCACCGCACGTTGAGTCTGTGCGCCGCAGAGGGCGTCTTCCGGGACGTGAAGCTCGCCCATGCTGTCGCGCTCAATACGTGTCTTGGTCATCTGAAAATCCTTGCACCAGTTCTATGAGAGGAATCGAGGGTTGCAACTCGCAGGTTGCCAATTGCCAGGTGTAGCTCTGCCAGCGCTTGAGGCGGCATTTACACAGAGAGAGGCGTTCCAGTTCGCGCAGTGGGCGCCATGCCTGGTCGAGGCAGTACGTGCGCCAGTGCCAGGGCAGTGCGACATCGGCGGCGGTGTCGAGCAGCAGGCGCAAAGAGGTTTCAGCAATGGTCCAGGGAGAGCTAGCCGTGCAGCAGGCCAGATACCGGCCTTCAGCGAGGTAATGTTCGATCAGGCGCGGCTCGTCGGGATTCATCGCGCAACGGATCTGGCGGCTCATCCAGCGCCAGCTTTCGAGGTAGGGCTGCTCGTGCAAGGCAGAACTCATAATCCGGGGCTCATTCGGTAATGAGATTTATTATTAGATGATAATGAGAACCAAAACAAGAGTACCGAAAAGCTCTGATCCTTCTGTAGGAGCCCGGCTTGCCGGCGATGGCGGCTGTAAAATCGCCATCGCCGGCAAGCCGGGCTCCTACAAAAACTTTGCGACAGACATGAAAAAAGGCGCGTCACCCGATGGGTGGCGCGCCTTTTTGTGCAGCGGAAAGCTTAGCTACCCGCCACCGTCATCCGCTCGATAAGCACCGAACCTGTGCGAATGTTGCTGCGCAATTCCAAATCATTCCCCACGGCAACGATCTGCTTGAACATGTCGCGCATATTGCCCGCGATGGTCACTTCCTGGACCGCGAACTGGATCTCGCCGTTCTCCACCCAGTAACCCGCCGCGCCTCGGGAGTAGTCGCCGGTAACCATATTCAGGCCCTGCCCCATCAATTCGGTTACCAGCAAGCCGCGTCCCATGCGATGCAGCAGGGCAGCCTGGTCTTCGTCACCATGGGTGACGAACAGGTTGTGCACGCCGCCAGCGTTGGCGGTGCTCGGCATGCCGAGTTTGCGACCCGAGTAGGTGCCAAGAATGTAGGACACCAACTCACCTTTTTCGACGAACGGTTTGGCGTAGGTTGCCAGGCCATCGCCATCGAACCCCGCACTACCCATGGCGCGCATCAAGTGCGGACGTTCGTCGATGGTCAGCCATTCCGGAAACAGCTTCTGCCCCAGCGTGCCTTCGAGGAACGACGATTTGCGATAAAGGCTGCCACCGGAAATCGCCGACAGGAAGCTGCCGAACAAACCACCGGCCAGCTCTGCAGAGAACAACACCGGTACTTCACAGGTCGGCACCGGACGCGCGCCCAAACGGCTCGCCGCCCGTTGCGCGGCACGCTGGCCGATGCTCACCGGGTCGGCTAGCAAATTGCCCTGACGATTGACGTCGTACCAGTAATCGCGCTGCATCTGGCCGTCGGCCTCGGCGATCATCACACAGCTCAGGCTGTGTCGAGTCGACGCATAACCGCCGATAAAACCGTGGCTGTTGCCGTAAACACGGCAGCCCTGATGCGTGCTCAGGGTGGTCCCATCGGCGTTTTTGATCCGGCTGTCGGCGGCAAACGCGGCGGCTTCACAGGTCAGCGCCTGCTCAATCGCCTGCTCCGGAGTGATGTCCCATTGATGGAACAGGTCGTAATCCTGCACATCCCTGGCCATCAGCGCGGCATCCGCCAGGCCCGACGCTTCGTCTTCCGAGGTGTGCTTGGCGATGGCCAGGGCCGCCGCGACGGTTTCGCGAATGGCATCCGGACCACTGGCCGAAGTGCTCGCCGAGCCTTTGCGCTGGCCAACATATAAGGTGATGCCAAAGCCCTGGTCGCGGTTGAATTCGACAGTTTCGACTTCGCGCTGGCGAACGGTGGTCGACAGGCCTTGCTCCAGAGATACCGCCACTTCACAGGCACTGGCGCCCTGACGCTTGGCTTCAGCGATGATCTGCTCGACTTGTTCTTGCAGTGCCGGCAACGCTTGTGGGCCGACGCTTTCAACTGCACTCATGCTGTTCTCCACTCAAATTCTGCTTTCGGTATAGGTCATCGAGCGACCGGGCCGGACAAGCGGCCCCCGACTGGTTATCATGGCGGCGTTTCTTTGCGGACGGCCACCATGGTTGATTCTTACGACGACTCCCTCGATACGGGAGAAAAAAGCAAATCCCAGGTTAAACGCGAGCTGCATGCTCTGGTTGACCTCGGCGAGCGCCTTACAACACTCAAGCCGGACTTGCTTGGCAAACTGCCCCTGACCGACGCCTTGCGCCGGGCCCTGGCCGATGCGCCCAAGCACACCGCGAACATTGCGCGTAAACGGCACCTCCAGTTCATCGGCAAACTGATGCGCGATCAGGACACTGACGCCATTCTAGTCTTGCTCGATCAACTCGATGCCTCCACTCGCCAGTACAACGAACGCTTCCATAACCTGGAACGTTGGCGTGATCGCCTGATTGCTGGCGACGATGCGGTCCTGGAGAAGTTCGTCATCGACTACCCGGAGGCTGATCGCCAGCAATTGCGCTCCCTGATCCGTCAGGCCCAGCACGAATTGGCGACCAACAAGCCACCGGCATCGAGCCGTAAAATCTTCAAGTACATCCGTGAGCTGGACGAGACTCAACGCGGTCTGCGCTGAATCTCTGACCGGGGGAGTCGCCAAGCGACTCACCCGGGGCTTCACTTTTTAAGCGCCCGTACCACCTACGGTGATCGCATCAATCTTCAGCGTTGGCTGGCCGACACCCACCGGCACCGACTGCCCATCCTTGCCACACGTCCCCACACCGCTGTCCAGCGCCAGATCGTTACCGACCATCGACACTTTACTCATGGCTTCCGGCCCGTTGCCGATCAGCGTCGCGCCTTTGACTGGCGCGGTGATCTTGCCGTCCTCGATCAGATACGCCTCGCTCGTGGAGAACACGAACTTGCCACTAGTGATGTCCACCTGACCGCCGCCGAGGTTGGCGCAGTAGATGCCGCGTTTTACCGAGGCAATGATTTCCGCCGGATCGCTCTCACCGCCGAGCATGTAAGTGTTGGTCATGCGCGGCATCGGCAGGTGCGCGTAGGATTCGCGTCGGCCGTTACCGGTGCGGGCCACGCCCATCAGGCGGGCGTTGAGTTTGTCCTGCATGTAGCCCTTGAGTACGCCGTTTTCGATCAGCGTGGTGCATTCGGTCGGGGTGCCTTCGTCGTCAACGCTCAACGAACCACGGCGACCGGTCAGAGTGCCGTCATCGACAATAGTGCACAGCTTGGACGCAACCATCTCGCCCATGCGTCCGCTGTAGGCCGAACTGCCCTTGCGGTTGAAGTCGCCTTCCAGACCGTGGCCGACCGCTTCATGCAGCAGCACACCGGACCAGCCGGATCCCAACACCACCGGTAACGTACCGGCCGGCGCCGGAATGGCTTCCAGGTTAACCAGTGCCTGACGCAGCGCCTCACGGGCATAGCTCATGGCACGGTCTTCAGCGAGGAAATAACGGTAATCGGTACGACCGCCACCGCCATGACCACCGCGTTCGCGACGGCCATTCTGCTCGACGATGACGCTGACGTTAAAACGCACCAGCGGTCGCACATCCGCAGCCAGACCGCCATCGGTGGACGCCACCAGAATCCGCTCCCAGACACCGGCCATGCTCACGGTGACTTGCTGGATACGCGGATCAAGGGCACGCGTGGCGGCATCGATACGCTTGAGCAGATCGACTTTCTCGGCGCGGGTCAGCACTTCGAGTGGATTGTCCGGCCCGTACAACTGCGCCACATCTTGAGTGGTGAACGCCTGCACGCTGCCGTTCTGACCGGCACGGGAGATCGAACGGGCAGCACGGGCCGCCGCGCCCAAGGCTTCCAGGGTGATGGCATTGCTGTAGGCAAACCCGGTCTTCTCACCGGATTGCGCGCGCACGCCAACCCCTTGGTCGAGGTTGAAGCTGCCTTCCTTGACGATGCCGTCTTCCAGCGCCCAGGACTCGGAAATCTGTCCCTGAAAATACAGGTCGGCGGCATCGATGCCCGGGCCGGCCAGATCGCCGAGCACACCTTGCAGGCTCTCGATCGTTACGCCGCCAGGCGCCAGGAGGTGTTCACTGACTGAGGACAACAACTCGCTCATATGCTTTACGCCTTAAATTCATCGTTCTGATGCAGGTCGCTGGGCGCCCTGCGAGAAAAAGCGCCGGTGATTGGACACCGGCATCCGCGCCCGGATGGACGCCTGTTCGCTGCTGTCTATCTCGGCCAGCAGCACGGCCTCGCCTTGATCCTGTTGCGCCAGCACCCGGCCCCACGGGTCGATGATTGCCGCATGACCCCAGGTTTCCCGGGGGCCCGGATGCGTCCCGCCTTGAGCGGCCGCGAGCACATAACACTGTGTCTCGATGGCCCGCGCGCGAATCAGCACATCCCAGTGCGCGGCGCCGGTCACCGCGGTAAAGGCCGACGGCGCGGTAATCAGCTCCGCACCGGCAGCACGCAATTCGCTGTAAAGCTCAGGGAAGCGCAGGTCATAACAAACCGTCAGGCCGACCCGGCCAACCGGTGTGTCCGCAACCACGACACCACTGCCATAAGCATAGTCATCGGATTCGCGATAACGACCGCGATTGTCGGCCACGTCCACGTCGAACAGGTGCAGCTTGTCGTATCGCGCCACCGTTTCGCCGCGGTCATCAACCAGCAACGAACAGGCATGCACCTTGGCCGTCGGTTGATCTACCGGCGGCAGCGGCAACGTGCCGGCCACTATCCATAACTTGAGGTCGCGTGCGGTCTGTTTCAACCATGGCAGGATCGGGCCTTCGCCCAAGGCTTCGGCGCGGCCGATGTCGGTGATGTCGCGCCGGCCCATGGCGGCGAAGTTTTCCGGCAGCACGGCAAGTTGCGCACCGCCGGCCGCAGCCTGCTCAAGCAGGCGTCGGGCCTGGGTCAGATTGGCCAGCACATCGCTCTGGCTGACCATTTGAATCACGGCTACAGACATGGCCTTTTCCTGATCGGATCAACGCATAACTACAGGGGGAGTTAGTCATGCTACTCCATGGCTTTTCAAAAAGGTTTGTCGTAAGTGATTTGCGGTTCTTTCCAGGGCCCCTTGACGGTGTACTTCACGCTGGCGAAACGGGACACGCGATCACCAATCAGCTTGTCGATCAGAAACAACGCCCCGCCAACAGCCGGCGCGCCGACGATCAGTGCAGCAATCGGCAGGTTGTTCGTCACCGGCAAGGTCACCAACAATTTCGCGTCGATCTGATCGGCCACCATGTTCAGGGTGCCGTCGAGTTCGATCGTGCTCGACGGGCCGGTCAGGCGGATCGGCTCACGCGTGACATAGACACCGTTGTTGGCCACCAGCAGGCCTTTGACCCGGTCGTAACTCAGGCCTTTGCCGAACAGGTCGGAGAAGTCCAGGCGCAAGCGACGGCCAATGGAGTTGAAGTTGAGCAGGCCGAACACGCGTAACGCCTGGGCACTGCCTTCAACCTCGACAAACTGGCCTTCGTTGAGCGATGCGTCCAGAGTGCCCGAGAAGCGCTTAGTGGCCAGCCATGCCGGCGATCCCGGCCAGCGCCCATCGACATCCATATGGAATTCCCGGCTGGTGACACTCGGCGCAAACCCCCACCCCTTGAGCACATCCGCGAGGTTCTTGCCGCTGACCCGCCCTTTGAAGAAGCTCGTGCTGGAACCGGGTACGCCTTCCCAGCCACCACTGCCCTGCAACAGAATTCCCTTCAGGCCCATGTCCAGCGAATTGAAGGCAATCCCTTTAGCCGTCGGACGAATCTTCAATGACCAGGCACCGACCAGGTCGTTACCCTGGTACAGCTGATTGATGGTGATATCCAATGCAGGAATCTTTTTCGGATCCACCGAGGCCAATGGATCCGGAGAGTTTTCGTCGGCCAGGACTTTGGGGTCTGGTGCCGGCAGACGCACGGTTTGCAGATTGATCACCATCGGCGCGCCTTTCGCATCCGGGATGCTGGCGTTGCCTTTGACCTGCTGGCTGTCAAGTTGCAAGGCCCAGGCGGACGTTTTGCGCGTCAGCTGAACCGATGCCTGATCCAGTGTGGTGCCGAGCGCACTGAGCTTGCCGACCTTGACGTCCACACCACTGAGCAATTGCTTGGCACTGCCACCCGGATCCTGCCCGGCATACTTACTCATCAGATCCTGCCACGGGCCGACATCCAGCTCCGACAGCACACCGCGTACCCGCAAGCCCTTGGCATCCGGCAACGTGGCATCGCCGCTGCCCAGGAACAACTCACCACGACCGTCGGCAATATTGTCCTTTGGCGCGGCAAACGTGAAGTTCGCCAACTCGCCGTAGCTCACCCAGTAGCGCCGTTCCGGCCCCTGCAAGGTCATGCGGAACGTCGTATCACGCCCCTCATCGGCGGTCATCCCGAACGGCGCCGGCAAATCAACTGCAACGCCCCTGAGGTTGGAGTTCACCATCAACTGACTGTTGTCGCCGTCCAGTGTCAGTTGCAGTTGATACGGAATCACGCCACTCACCGGCAATGGCTGGGTCACGCTCAGCCAGTCGGTGAGTTTCTTGACTTCGACCTGCCCGGAAGCGGTGACCCGGGTGTTGAGCTTGCCCTCGCGACCCTCGGCGAAAATCTGCGCCGTCACCGGTTTATCAAAGGCCCGCGCACTGATCTTTTGGCCACTCAGTCCTTTGCTGCTGTCGAAGCGGAAGTCACCTTTGAGTTGCGTCAGCTCAAGGGGAGGCTCGGGCAGTTTCAGACGGGCCTTTGCCGTTTTGAAGTCGACCAGGATCTTCGGCTGCTCGCCTTTGGCCAGTGGAATATCCAGCTTCAGCTTGCCTTGCAGATCACCCTCGCCTTCCCAACCGGCGAACGTCTCGGCAGTGCCGATCGGCGCTTCCTTGAGAATCTTCAGACCATCGCCCAATCCGCCCGCGAACGCGCCATCGAGGAACAGATGAGCATTCTGCCCTTCGGGCACGTGGGGGATATTGACGTAAATGTCGCGGACCTGGGTGTCGAGCAACTGGCCCTGACTCGCCAGAATTCGCACGCCGCTGTCTTCAACGAACACATCTCCCGTGACCTTGCTGACATGTGGCCAGCCAGGCTGAAACGCTAGCTCGGCGTCATGAACCTTGAAAAACAGGCTGATGCTGCGGGCGGTATCGGTCGCGCCGTGGTTCAACGAACCTTGGTACTGGAAGAACCCTTGATCCACCGCACCTTTAAGAATCGCGGTGCGCAGCCAGTCGTCCAGTCCCGGACTGAGGACTGCCGGCAGGTACTTGGCGGTAAAGCGACCGTCGCCGTCCACCAGGCCGACCCGCAGGTCCATGTAGTCTTCCTTGGTCTCATCGAAAAACAGGCGGATCAGGAAATCGCCGGCAATCTTGCCCTCCTCGCCCAACACCTTCAGGTACGGCGCGATCAGGGTGAAAGCTTCTTTATCGAGCTTCCAGGTCAACGTGGCGTTGGCCTGAATGTATTGCCATGGCTTGGCGAAAATCGGGTCCAGGTGCAGCATGAAATCCTTGCTGTCCATGCGCAATTCGCCATGGCCCAGGTCACCGCTGATGCTGCCCGAGACATTCCGCGCCGCCGGGGCGCCGTGATAGGCATCGAAACCGACACGGTCGAGGTTGGCGGCAAAGCTGAACTTGCTGTCATCGGTGGCATTGGGCCGCACGTCGATCAACACGTTACGCAGACCGCCGATCACGTTGAGGCGCTCGACCGTCTTGGCAAGGCCCTCAGGCAATGGCGCCAGGGCATTGAGTACAGGTGTCAGCGGCGTGAGATTGAGGCGGTCGGCTTGCAGATGCCAGAGTTCTTCAGACTTGTCGGAGGCCGCGGTCTGCCTGAGTTGCAGGTGCGATTCCCAGCGTGTTTCGCCAAGGTTCATGGCCAGGGAGTCGACCGTCACCAGCATCCCCTCGGGGCTGCGTTGGAAATAGCCATTGAGCGCCAGATTATTGATCTGGATCGGCTTGCGCTCGGAATAGGCACCCTTGAGTTGCGGCGCATTCAGCCGCACGGCTGCGCTCTGCAAGGCCCCCTTGCCCCACGTTGCCCACAGCTCGCCACCGGCCTTGATCTCGGAGAAATTCCATTGCTGGGTCAAGGTTTCGGGCAGCCATTTCGACCAGTCGCTTTGCGGCAGGCTCACATAAACATCCGCTTCGCCCTGTTTCCATTGGCTGGCGCGAATACGGCTACGCACGCTCACGGCCAATGGCTGACCATCGGGCAGGGTCAAGCGGGCATCGAGGCGCTGACGGGCAGGACCGGTTTTCAGATTCAGACCAACGTACGTCAGGGTCAGCGGCGACTCGCCCCACGGCTGCAACGTGATCTGGCTATCGAGTACCGACAGCTGCTGAACCATTTGCATGCGATTGAACAATTGCTCCGGGTCGAGGGGCTGATCGTCCTTTACCGGCAAGCCTTCCAGCGCCCAATTACCATCATCGCCTTGCTTGAGGCTGATCTTCAGACCATTGAGTTCCAGCCGGGCTATGCGTACTTCGCGCGCCAGCAGGCTGCCCCAAAGGTCTGGCACCGCGCGCACCTTTTCCAGGTGCAGCGCATTGGCACCCTCGCCGACCGTCACGTCGTGCGCCGACAAAATGGGCGCGAAACCACTCCAGTTGCCTTTCAGCTCGCCGATTTGCAGCGGCATGCCCAAGGCGTCGCTGGCCTTGGTTTCGACTTCGGCCCGGTACTCGGCCACCAACGGCGCCAGTTCCCGTCCGAGGCTGACGTACAACGCCATCAACACCAAAACCAACGCGCACAGGCCCAGACCCCAGCGGGTCAGCGCGGCCAAAATGCGTGTCAGACGATCCATGTCAGTTGGCTCCCATGGCAAAAGTGTTGCAAAAAGCTGAGGCCAGCCGTTTAGAAAAAGTTAAAACCCAGCGATTCAGAGCAACACCACGTCGTATTGTTCCTGGGAATACATGGTTTCCACCTGGAACCGAATGGTGCGCCCGATAAATCCTTCAAGTTCGGCGACATTGCCCGACTCTTCATCGAGCAGGCGGTCGACAACTTTCTGGTTCGCCAATACACGATAGCCTTCCGCCTGATAGGCGCGAGCCTCACGGAGGATTTCGCGGAAGATTTCGTAGCAAACAGTTTCGGGGGTCTTCAACTTGCCGCGGCCCTGGCAACTGCTGCACGGTTCGCACAGCACCTGTTCAAGACTTTCGCGGGTGCGCTTGCGGGTCATCTGCACCAGGCCCAGTTCGGTGATGCCGATGATGTTGGTCTTGGCGTGATCGCGCTCCAGCTGCTTCTCAAGCGTTCGCAGCACTTGGCGCTGGTGTTCTTCATCTTCCATGTCGATAAAGTCGATGATGATGATCCCGCCAAGGTTGCGCAGGCGTAGCTGCCGGGCAATCGCAGTTGCGGCTTCGAGGTTGGTCTTGAAGATGGTTTCTTCGAGATTGCGATGCCCGACGAATGCCCCTGTATTGACGTCGATGGTGCTCATGGCTTCCGCCGGATCCACCACCAGGTAGCCGCCGGACTTCAGCGGGACTTTGCGCTCCAGGGCTTTCTGGATTTCGTCCTCGACACCATACAGGTCGAAAATTGGCCGCTCACCCGGATAGTGTTCCAGACGATCGGCGATTTCCGGCATTAACTCGGCGACGAACTGCGTGGTTTTCTGGAAAGTTTCCCGCGAGTCGATGCGAATTTTCTCGATCTTGGGGCTCACCAGATCACGCAAGGTGCGCAACGCCAGGCCGAGGTCTTCGTAAATCACACTGGGCGCGCTGATGGTTTTGATTTGTTCGTTGATCTGATCCCAGAGCCGCCGCAGGTAGCGGATGTCCATGAGGATTTCATCGGCGCCGGCGCCTTCAGCGGCGGTACGCAGGATGAAACCGCCCGCCTCCTTGATGCCTTCTTTGGCCACGCAATCGGTAACCACTTGCTTGAGGCGCTCGCGTTCTGCTTCGTCTTCAATCTTCAGCGAAATGCCCACA
The Pseudomonas sp. MYb327 DNA segment above includes these coding regions:
- a CDS encoding class II fumarate hydratase, translating into MTKTRIERDSMGELHVPEDALCGAQTQRAVDNFPISGKTMPVHFIRALILAKAAAARANIDLNQISESQGKAIVDAALGLLEGDFMQHFPVDIFQTGSGTSSNMNANEVIATLASRLLGEPVNPNDHVNCGQSSNDIIPTTIHVSAALALHEQLLPALTGLVQVIERKAEQVHHHVKTGRTHLMDAMPVRMSQVLNGWAHQLKANIGHLQDLQPSLQSLAQGGTAVGTGVNAHPEFAARFSQQLSKLTHVQFTPGKDLFALIGSQDTAVAVSGQLKATAVSLMKIANDLRWMNSGPLAGLGEIELEALQPGSSIMPGKVNPVIPEATAMVAAQVIGNDTVITIAGQSGNFELNVMLPIIAQNLLSSIELLTNSSRLLGEKAIASFKVNEDRIKEALSRNPILVTALNPIIGYQKAAEIAKKAYQQGRPVIDVALEHTELTRSQLEELLNPEKLTAGGV
- a CDS encoding FagA protein; translation: MSSALHEQPYLESWRWMSRQIRCAMNPDEPRLIEHYLAEGRYLACCTASSPWTIAETSLRLLLDTAADVALPWHWRTYCLDQAWRPLRELERLSLCKCRLKRWQSYTWQLATCELQPSIPLIELVQGFSDDQDTY
- the pmbA gene encoding metalloprotease PmbA; its protein translation is MSAVESVGPQALPALQEQVEQIIAEAKRQGASACEVAVSLEQGLSTTVRQREVETVEFNRDQGFGITLYVGQRKGSASTSASGPDAIRETVAAALAIAKHTSEDEASGLADAALMARDVQDYDLFHQWDITPEQAIEQALTCEAAAFAADSRIKNADGTTLSTHQGCRVYGNSHGFIGGYASTRHSLSCVMIAEADGQMQRDYWYDVNRQGNLLADPVSIGQRAAQRAASRLGARPVPTCEVPVLFSAELAGGLFGSFLSAISGGSLYRKSSFLEGTLGQKLFPEWLTIDERPHLMRAMGSAGFDGDGLATYAKPFVEKGELVSYILGTYSGRKLGMPSTANAGGVHNLFVTHGDEDQAALLHRMGRGLLVTELMGQGLNMVTGDYSRGAAGYWVENGEIQFAVQEVTIAGNMRDMFKQIVAVGNDLELRSNIRTGSVLIERMTVAGS
- the yjgA gene encoding ribosome biogenesis factor YjgA, with product MVDSYDDSLDTGEKSKSQVKRELHALVDLGERLTTLKPDLLGKLPLTDALRRALADAPKHTANIARKRHLQFIGKLMRDQDTDAILVLLDQLDASTRQYNERFHNLERWRDRLIAGDDAVLEKFVIDYPEADRQQLRSLIRQAQHELATNKPPASSRKIFKYIRELDETQRGLR
- the tldD gene encoding metalloprotease TldD → MSELLSSVSEHLLAPGGVTIESLQGVLGDLAGPGIDAADLYFQGQISESWALEDGIVKEGSFNLDQGVGVRAQSGEKTGFAYSNAITLEALGAAARAARSISRAGQNGSVQAFTTQDVAQLYGPDNPLEVLTRAEKVDLLKRIDAATRALDPRIQQVTVSMAGVWERILVASTDGGLAADVRPLVRFNVSVIVEQNGRRERGGHGGGGRTDYRYFLAEDRAMSYAREALRQALVNLEAIPAPAGTLPVVLGSGWSGVLLHEAVGHGLEGDFNRKGSSAYSGRMGEMVASKLCTIVDDGTLTGRRGSLSVDDEGTPTECTTLIENGVLKGYMQDKLNARLMGVARTGNGRRESYAHLPMPRMTNTYMLGGESDPAEIIASVKRGIYCANLGGGQVDITSGKFVFSTSEAYLIEDGKITAPVKGATLIGNGPEAMSKVSMVGNDLALDSGVGTCGKDGQSVPVGVGQPTLKIDAITVGGTGA
- a CDS encoding carbon-nitrogen hydrolase family protein → MSVAVIQMVSQSDVLANLTQARRLLEQAAAGGAQLAVLPENFAAMGRRDITDIGRAEALGEGPILPWLKQTARDLKLWIVAGTLPLPPVDQPTAKVHACSLLVDDRGETVARYDKLHLFDVDVADNRGRYRESDDYAYGSGVVVADTPVGRVGLTVCYDLRFPELYSELRAAGAELITAPSAFTAVTGAAHWDVLIRARAIETQCYVLAAAQGGTHPGPRETWGHAAIIDPWGRVLAQQDQGEAVLLAEIDSSEQASIRARMPVSNHRRFFSQGAQRPASER
- a CDS encoding YhdP family protein, which produces MDRLTRILAALTRWGLGLCALVLVLMALYVSLGRELAPLVAEYRAEVETKASDALGMPLQIGELKGNWSGFAPILSAHDVTVGEGANALHLEKVRAVPDLWGSLLAREVRIARLELNGLKISLKQGDDGNWALEGLPVKDDQPLDPEQLFNRMQMVQQLSVLDSQITLQPWGESPLTLTYVGLNLKTGPARQRLDARLTLPDGQPLAVSVRSRIRASQWKQGEADVYVSLPQSDWSKWLPETLTQQWNFSEIKAGGELWATWGKGALQSAAVRLNAPQLKGAYSERKPIQINNLALNGYFQRSPEGMLVTVDSLAMNLGETRWESHLQLRQTAASDKSEELWHLQADRLNLTPLTPVLNALAPLPEGLAKTVERLNVIGGLRNVLIDVRPNATDDSKFSFAANLDRVGFDAYHGAPAARNVSGSISGDLGHGELRMDSKDFMLHLDPIFAKPWQYIQANATLTWKLDKEAFTLIAPYLKVLGEEGKIAGDFLIRLFFDETKEDYMDLRVGLVDGDGRFTAKYLPAVLSPGLDDWLRTAILKGAVDQGFFQYQGSLNHGATDTARSISLFFKVHDAELAFQPGWPHVSKVTGDVFVEDSGVRILASQGQLLDTQVRDIYVNIPHVPEGQNAHLFLDGAFAGGLGDGLKILKEAPIGTAETFAGWEGEGDLQGKLKLDIPLAKGEQPKILVDFKTAKARLKLPEPPLELTQLKGDFRFDSSKGLSGQKISARAFDKPVTAQIFAEGREGKLNTRVTASGQVEVKKLTDWLSVTQPLPVSGVIPYQLQLTLDGDNSQLMVNSNLRGVAVDLPAPFGMTADEGRDTTFRMTLQGPERRYWVSYGELANFTFAAPKDNIADGRGELFLGSGDATLPDAKGLRVRGVLSELDVGPWQDLMSKYAGQDPGGSAKQLLSGVDVKVGKLSALGTTLDQASVQLTRKTSAWALQLDSQQVKGNASIPDAKGAPMVINLQTVRLPAPDPKVLADENSPDPLASVDPKKIPALDITINQLYQGNDLVGAWSLKIRPTAKGIAFNSLDMGLKGILLQGSGGWEGVPGSSTSFFKGRVSGKNLADVLKGWGFAPSVTSREFHMDVDGRWPGSPAWLATKRFSGTLDASLNEGQFVEVEGSAQALRVFGLLNFNSIGRRLRLDFSDLFGKGLSYDRVKGLLVANNGVYVTREPIRLTGPSSTIELDGTLNMVADQIDAKLLVTLPVTNNLPIAALIVGAPAVGGALFLIDKLIGDRVSRFASVKYTVKGPWKEPQITYDKPF
- the rng gene encoding ribonuclease G produces the protein MSEEILINITPMESRVAVVENGVLQEVHVERTQKRGIVGNIYKGKVVRVLPGMQAAFVDIGLDRAAFIHASEISLREGPAVESISALVHEGQSLVVQVTKDPIGSKGARLTTQLSIPSRYLVYMPRTAHVGISLKIEDEAERERLKQVVTDCVAKEGIKEAGGFILRTAAEGAGADEILMDIRYLRRLWDQINEQIKTISAPSVIYEDLGLALRTLRDLVSPKIEKIRIDSRETFQKTTQFVAELMPEIADRLEHYPGERPIFDLYGVEDEIQKALERKVPLKSGGYLVVDPAEAMSTIDVNTGAFVGHRNLEETIFKTNLEAATAIARQLRLRNLGGIIIIDFIDMEDEEHQRQVLRTLEKQLERDHAKTNIIGITELGLVQMTRKRTRESLEQVLCEPCSSCQGRGKLKTPETVCYEIFREILREARAYQAEGYRVLANQKVVDRLLDEESGNVAELEGFIGRTIRFQVETMYSQEQYDVVLL